The following are encoded in a window of Kitasatospora sp. NBC_01250 genomic DNA:
- a CDS encoding plasmid pRiA4b ORF-3 family protein, producing MEPEQPGTVEQVRGLVSWIGAGRKLTQTGKVTLADARTLVTLLETGDTIDPAIGDRTFKTKSSQELYHLNLLVEWAKAARLLRVTAGRLVPVKKNARVLEDPERVLDALFEALPRVGEAVLPSGWLGSMLAEEYPAGLRAVLTSLYATDLPAPEQKLRTAVWETLSGFFVLDDLPEDRLRLLRQSNDRDVDRLLATFKGRGATQQTGKSVTLTSDGRKALARLRGEPRPGDPVYQLRIQLADVDQPAVWRRVQVPAGIRLANLHRVVQAAMGRQNCHLHAFSANGIDYGRRSSELDFVDETTVALDTVAKEGAHLDYTYDFGDSWDHRITVEHRMTAEAGHHYPACVDGAGACPPEDCGGPGGYEDLKQTLRDPAHPEHEDLLRWIGLDSAADFDPAHFDLRETNRQLRTLGW from the coding sequence ATGGAACCCGAGCAGCCAGGCACCGTCGAGCAGGTCCGAGGTCTCGTCAGCTGGATCGGCGCGGGACGCAAGCTCACCCAGACAGGCAAGGTCACCCTTGCGGACGCGCGGACCCTGGTCACACTCCTGGAGACCGGCGACACCATCGACCCGGCCATCGGTGACAGGACCTTCAAGACCAAGTCCAGCCAGGAGCTGTACCACCTGAACCTGCTGGTCGAATGGGCCAAGGCAGCCCGGCTGCTGCGGGTCACCGCCGGCCGCCTGGTGCCCGTCAAGAAGAACGCGCGCGTACTGGAGGATCCCGAGCGCGTCCTCGACGCGCTGTTCGAAGCCCTGCCGCGCGTCGGCGAGGCGGTACTCCCCTCCGGGTGGCTCGGCTCCATGCTCGCGGAGGAGTACCCTGCCGGGCTGCGGGCGGTGCTGACGAGCCTCTACGCCACGGACCTTCCGGCGCCGGAGCAGAAGCTGCGGACTGCGGTGTGGGAGACACTGTCCGGGTTCTTCGTCCTCGACGACCTTCCCGAGGATCGCCTTCGCCTCCTGCGTCAGAGCAACGACCGCGACGTGGACCGCCTCCTCGCCACGTTCAAGGGCCGCGGGGCCACCCAGCAGACCGGCAAGTCCGTCACGCTCACCTCGGACGGCCGTAAAGCCCTGGCCCGGCTGCGCGGGGAGCCACGCCCTGGCGACCCGGTCTACCAGCTCCGCATCCAACTCGCCGATGTGGATCAGCCTGCGGTGTGGCGCCGCGTCCAGGTGCCGGCCGGTATCCGCCTCGCCAACCTGCACCGGGTCGTCCAGGCGGCGATGGGCCGGCAGAACTGCCACCTGCACGCGTTCAGCGCGAACGGCATCGACTACGGGCGCCGTTCGTCCGAGCTCGACTTCGTCGACGAGACCACCGTCGCCCTGGACACTGTCGCCAAGGAGGGGGCACACCTCGATTACACCTACGACTTCGGCGACTCGTGGGATCACCGCATCACCGTCGAACACCGGATGACAGCCGAGGCGGGCCACCACTATCCCGCCTGCGTGGACGGAGCGGGGGCCTGCCCACCCGAGGACTGCGGCGGCCCGGGCGGGTACGAAGACCTCAAGCAGACCCTCCGCGACCCCGCCCACCCGGAGCACGAGGACCTGCTGCGCTGGATCGGTCTCGACTCAGCAGCCGACTTCGACCCGGCCCACTTCGACCTGCGCGAGACCAACCGGCAGCTGCGCACACTCGGCTGGTGA
- a CDS encoding type II toxin-antitoxin system RelE/ParE family toxin, with translation MGERYSIELEAEVRLWLASLTPQHYRQVEEKADLLAEYPTTLDEPHSRNLGDGVRELRLGLSGNAVRISYWLAPGRRIVLLTVFRKTRMREEAEVKRAKAAKLACETGHPEAHEIYSRNTAEEER, from the coding sequence ATGGGCGAGCGCTACTCCATCGAGCTGGAAGCGGAGGTGCGTCTCTGGCTTGCGAGTCTCACCCCGCAGCACTATCGGCAGGTCGAGGAGAAGGCTGATCTCCTTGCCGAGTACCCGACCACGCTCGACGAACCGCACTCGCGGAACCTGGGTGATGGGGTGCGGGAACTGCGCCTCGGTCTGAGCGGGAACGCGGTGCGGATCAGCTACTGGCTGGCGCCTGGACGCCGCATCGTTCTGCTCACCGTCTTTCGCAAGACCCGAATGCGTGAGGAGGCGGAGGTCAAGCGGGCCAAGGCCGCCAAGCTGGCGTGCGAGACGGGGCACCCGGAAGCTCATGAGATCTACAGTCGCAACACGGCGGAGGAGGAACGGTGA
- a CDS encoding helix-turn-helix domain-containing protein: MNHARWQLARDKRALHREIEPPAIIAEREQIRLAMALGQLVYDRRTQLGLSEDDLAVRLGSTADEVEHIEVGGVLPVTSDLLLRIAAALEVSVDVHLATSGTAVSFAARAA, encoded by the coding sequence GTGAACCACGCACGCTGGCAGCTGGCTCGGGACAAGCGCGCACTTCACAGGGAGATCGAGCCCCCCGCGATCATCGCCGAGCGAGAGCAGATTCGTCTGGCCATGGCACTCGGCCAGCTCGTCTACGACCGGCGTACCCAGCTGGGACTGAGCGAGGACGATCTGGCGGTTCGCCTCGGTAGCACCGCTGACGAGGTGGAACACATCGAGGTTGGTGGAGTCCTCCCGGTCACGTCCGACCTGCTTCTCCGGATTGCCGCGGCTCTGGAGGTGTCTGTGGACGTCCATCTGGCGACCTCGGGCACGGCAGTCAGCTTCGCCGCTCGCGCCGCATAG
- a CDS encoding helix-turn-helix domain-containing protein, whose product MDYGQQLSAALRDRRRQLGISQTELARRAGMTQPGISRVELGDTTPTLPLLARLAEALEADLDIRLAPLDGRTTMRFVPHRHADAA is encoded by the coding sequence GTGGACTATGGGCAGCAGTTGTCGGCCGCTCTGCGGGACAGGCGAAGGCAACTGGGGATCTCCCAGACCGAACTCGCCCGGCGGGCCGGCATGACGCAGCCTGGCATCTCCCGCGTGGAACTGGGGGACACGACCCCGACCCTTCCCCTTCTGGCGCGGCTCGCCGAGGCGTTGGAGGCAGACCTCGACATCCGGCTGGCCCCCCTGGACGGAAGGACGACGATGCGCTTCGTGCCCCATCGTCACGCCGACGCGGCGTGA